In Argiope bruennichi chromosome X1, qqArgBrue1.1, whole genome shotgun sequence, a single window of DNA contains:
- the LOC129958453 gene encoding uncharacterized protein LOC129958453, with product MMGELPRDRVIPSRPFEKVGLDFTGPIITKPNLKRSRVTLKSYIAIFICFSTRATHFEVVSDLTTESFLTCLRKFIARRSNPSNIWSDNATNFKGSKNILVSLLKACKSDSVQRFCAKEGIVWNFIPPASPHFGGLWEANIGAMKRILLKVTKSTVLTFEELTTLVTQIEAVLNSIPLCPLSADSADLLLLTPGHFLVGAPLLSIPEPSDSLTNISLSSRWYLIQSLRSKFWKRWSQEYLNSLQSRAKWKLPQLNIKPGQLVLLKDNSKSPMEWNLVRIERTYPEADGLVRVADIRTPKGIFRRSVNRICPLPFEEGVGQLSNGGRDVPS from the coding sequence ATGATGGGCGAACTGCCCAGGGACCGAGTTATCCCATCTCGACCATTTGAAAAGGTGGGACTCGATTTCACTGGTCCCATAATTACTAAACCTAATCTCAAAAGATCTAGAGTGACTTTAAAATCATACATTGCTATTTTCATATGTTTCAGTACAAGAGCTACCCATTTTGAAGTAGTGTCTGATTTGACTACTGAGAGTTTTTTAACTTGTCTTAGGAAATTCATAGCTAGGCGGTCAAACCCCTCAAACATATGGAGTGATAATGCCACTAATTTTAAgggctcaaaaaatattttggtttcccTGCTAAAAGCATGCAAATCGGATTCCGTGCAAAGATTTTGTGCCAAGGAAGGTATAGTGTGGAACTTCATACCTCCAGCATCTCCTCACTTCGGTGGATTATGGGAGGCAAATATTGGAGCTATGAAACGGATCTTGTTGAAGGTGACTAAATCGACAGTGTTGACTTTTGAAGAGCTTACTACGCTGGTGACACAGATTGAAGCAGTTTTGAATTCAATACCACTGTGTCCTCTTTCTGCCGATTCAGCTGATCTTCTACTTTTGACACCTGGCCATTTTTTGGTGGGAGCACCACTGTTGTCAATACCAGAACCCAGTGATTCCTTGACTAACATTTCTTTATCTTCTAGATGGTATCTCATCCAGTCTCTTAGAtccaaattttggaaaagatggaGCCAAGAATATCTCAACTCTTTGCAGTCTCGAGCTAAATGGAAACTACCTCAACTGAACATCAAACCCGGACAGCTGGTACTCCTGAAGGATAATAGCAAGAGCCCCATGGAATGGAACTTGGTCCGAATTGAAAGGACATATCCTGAAGCAGATGGACTAGTTCGTGTCGCAGACATCAGAACCCCTAAAGGAATTTTTCGTCGAAGTGTCAACAGAATCTGTCCACTCCCTTTTGAAGAAGGTGTTGGACAACTGTCCAACGGGGGCCGGGATGTTccgtcttag